Proteins from one Nitrobacteraceae bacterium AZCC 2146 genomic window:
- a CDS encoding anti-sigma factor RsiW (product_source=COG5662; cog=COG5662; superfamily=50891; transmembrane_helix_parts=Inside_1_81,TMhelix_82_104,Outside_105_258) has protein sequence MSSRPITEEDLHGFVDRVLPPDRETEVSAYIEAHPDVATRIAGYAQQRTMLRTALAPIAEEPLPPELDLARMIARRSRPRQITWWAAAAAVVLFCLGGAGGWSLRGFTQAPLEGLAAIAQEAAENYAFYGSDHVRPVELRAADRAELVSWATQRLGHPVAVPDLAPSGYRFMGGRVVTTAHGPAAMFMYDDDRGGRLVMLTRPMVADQNAPMTSHVHGAINGFAWADKGLGYSLVGPTAPEILHPIANEMRRQISREI, from the coding sequence ATGAGCAGCCGCCCGATCACCGAGGAAGATCTGCACGGCTTCGTCGACCGCGTTCTTCCACCCGATCGCGAGACCGAGGTTTCCGCCTATATCGAGGCGCATCCCGACGTGGCCACGCGCATCGCCGGCTACGCGCAGCAGCGCACCATGCTGCGCACCGCACTGGCGCCGATCGCCGAGGAACCGTTGCCGCCCGAGCTCGATCTCGCCCGCATGATCGCAAGGCGAAGCCGGCCGCGCCAGATTACTTGGTGGGCCGCGGCAGCCGCCGTCGTGCTGTTCTGCCTTGGCGGCGCCGGTGGCTGGTCACTGCGCGGCTTCACGCAGGCGCCGCTCGAAGGCCTCGCGGCCATTGCCCAGGAAGCCGCCGAGAACTACGCCTTCTATGGCTCCGATCATGTTCGCCCGGTCGAGTTGCGTGCAGCCGATCGCGCCGAACTGGTGAGCTGGGCCACGCAGCGTCTCGGCCATCCGGTCGCCGTTCCCGACCTCGCCCCCTCCGGCTATCGTTTCATGGGCGGACGCGTCGTCACCACCGCGCATGGCCCGGCCGCCATGTTCATGTATGACGACGACCGAGGCGGACGGCTGGTGATGCTGACGCGGCCGATGGTGGCCGATCAGAACGCGCCGATGACCTCGCATGTGCATGGCGCGATCAATGGCTTCGCGTGGGCGGACAAGGGGCTCGGCTACAGCCTCGTCGGCCCGACCGCGCCGGAAATCCTGCATCCCATCGCCAACGAAATGCGTCGGCAGATTTCCCGGGAGATCTGA
- a CDS encoding methionine-rich copper-binding protein CopC (product_source=COG2372; cath_funfam=2.60.40.1220; cleavage_site_network=SignalP-noTM; cog=COG2372; ko=KO:K07156; pfam=PF04234; superfamily=81296) yields the protein MKTTSCALALLGSLLSAGSAFAHAHLKTSNPADGTTITAMPSALSLSFSEGLELKLSGATLKGSDGKQVATGATSLGPNDDKRMSIPVPGPLSAGTYTVDWHAFSNDGHTTHGSYQFTVAR from the coding sequence ATGAAGACCACATCCTGCGCGCTTGCCTTGCTGGGCTCCCTACTGTCCGCCGGCAGCGCCTTCGCCCATGCGCATCTGAAAACATCGAATCCTGCCGATGGCACGACCATCACCGCGATGCCATCCGCACTGTCGCTGTCGTTCAGCGAAGGGCTGGAGCTCAAGCTCAGCGGCGCGACGCTGAAAGGATCGGACGGCAAGCAGGTTGCGACCGGGGCGACGTCGCTTGGCCCGAACGACGACAAGAGAATGAGCATCCCCGTCCCCGGCCCGCTCTCCGCCGGCACTTACACCGTGGACTGGCACGCGTTTTCCAATGACGGCCACACCACCCATGGCAGCTATCAATTCACGGTCGCTCGTTGA
- a CDS encoding putative copper resistance protein D (product_source=KO:K07245; cog=COG1276; ko=KO:K07245; pfam=PF05425; transmembrane_helix_parts=Outside_1_14,TMhelix_15_32,Inside_33_43,TMhelix_44_66,Outside_67_95,TMhelix_96_113,Inside_114_119,TMhelix_120_139,Outside_140_153,TMhelix_154_176,Inside_177_195,TMhelix_196_215,Outside_216_229,TMhelix_230_252,Inside_253_264,TMhelix_265_284,Outside_285_287): MITPQAALALDRLCFDAAAIAVYGSSGFIAWVAPKRLGASLANASHALIATAGLLAVFATLAWLPLEAATSGESWRSAVDGDTLSALLFDTGIGKAWLVRLALSLLLLAILLWRSAGLMRLAVSALLLAGLALTGHARMDQGLRGVLHMLNDSVHLLSGGAWLGALVMLPACLARLHDPLLGADARSALQRFSSAGHLAVALVIATGVLNTILTLQRWPTDFTSTYQFLLATKIVLVIAMTGLALINRYVLVPRRMTRWLRNSTFTELALGAGALALVATFGLLDPA, encoded by the coding sequence TTGATCACGCCGCAAGCCGCGCTTGCCCTGGACCGACTGTGCTTCGACGCCGCCGCGATCGCGGTCTATGGCAGCAGCGGCTTCATCGCCTGGGTCGCGCCGAAGCGGCTCGGTGCGTCGCTGGCCAATGCGTCGCATGCGTTGATCGCGACGGCAGGTCTGCTCGCGGTGTTCGCGACGCTGGCATGGTTGCCGCTCGAAGCCGCCACCAGCGGCGAGAGCTGGCGATCGGCTGTTGATGGCGACACGCTGTCCGCACTGCTGTTCGATACCGGAATCGGCAAGGCCTGGCTGGTTCGGCTGGCGCTGTCGCTGCTGTTGCTCGCAATCCTGCTGTGGCGCTCCGCCGGCCTGATGCGGCTGGCCGTATCCGCACTGCTGCTTGCCGGCTTGGCACTCACCGGCCACGCCCGCATGGACCAGGGCCTGCGCGGCGTGCTTCACATGCTCAATGATAGCGTGCACCTGCTGTCCGGCGGCGCCTGGCTCGGCGCCCTCGTGATGCTGCCCGCCTGTCTGGCGCGGCTGCACGATCCCCTGCTCGGCGCCGACGCACGCTCCGCGCTGCAGCGTTTCTCTTCCGCGGGACATCTGGCCGTCGCGCTGGTGATCGCCACCGGCGTCCTCAACACCATCCTGACATTGCAGCGCTGGCCGACCGATTTCACCTCGACCTATCAGTTCCTGCTCGCCACCAAAATCGTCCTCGTCATCGCCATGACCGGCCTCGCGCTGATCAACCGCTATGTCCTTGTCCCGCGCCGCATGACACGTTGGCTTCGCAACAGCACCTTCACGGAACTGGCGCTCGGTGCCGGCGCGCTGGCGCTGGTGGCGACGTTCGGACTGCTCGATCCGGCGTAG
- a CDS encoding RNA polymerase sigma-70 factor (ECF subfamily) (product_source=KO:K03088; cath_funfam=1.10.10.10,1.10.1740.10; cog=COG1595; ko=KO:K03088; pfam=PF04542,PF08281; superfamily=88659,88946; tigrfam=TIGR02937), with protein MNDMLRLIEPLIPALRRYARTMLRDRSAADDLVQDCLERAVGNWSQRKDVNPRAWIFTILHNLAMTRLRRSASRPRHIAIEDAQEDIFARAPSQEDGLRYGELLQALDRLPEEQKTVLLLATVEGLSYAETAGVLDIPLGTVMSRLSRARERLLKEMDGHDSAGPIHPHLRRVN; from the coding sequence ATGAATGACATGTTGCGCCTGATCGAACCGCTGATCCCCGCCTTGCGCCGCTATGCGCGGACGATGCTGCGCGATCGTTCGGCTGCCGACGACCTGGTGCAGGATTGCCTGGAACGCGCCGTCGGCAACTGGAGCCAGCGCAAGGACGTCAATCCTCGCGCTTGGATCTTCACGATCCTGCACAACCTGGCCATGACGCGGCTGCGCCGCAGCGCCAGCCGGCCGCGCCATATCGCGATCGAGGATGCGCAGGAAGATATCTTCGCCCGCGCGCCATCGCAGGAAGACGGCCTGCGCTATGGCGAATTGCTGCAGGCGCTGGATCGCTTGCCGGAGGAGCAGAAGACCGTGCTGCTGCTCGCCACCGTCGAGGGATTGTCTTACGCGGAGACCGCAGGCGTGCTCGACATCCCCCTGGGCACCGTGATGTCGCGGCTGTCGCGCGCCCGCGAGCGGCTTCTGAAGGAGATGGACGGACATGACAGTGCCGGGCCCATCCACCCCCACTTGCGGAGAGTGAATTGA